One window of the Paenibacillus beijingensis genome contains the following:
- a CDS encoding bile acid:sodium symporter family protein: MRLPDAGVLYLRDRKKVIVTREFGLAFNRRFEQWMFLIIPGALFLGFIFSDQLLPFAGLAPWLFAYVTLVMAIGCGPEQLLVVLRRPWAILLSLLLAHVVSPLAAYGAGTLLLGSDSPYVAGLVLFTLIPLGVSTVLWVALSGGSVPLVLAMVVLDSLLSPIVVPAGIRLLFSQGVSVDTGSVISDLLLIVVLPTVAGVLLHIASRGRIQPAVKPYAVPLSKLCFIGVVSLNAAVIAPHAALLKADMIRIVPLVILLVGFCYAIGFIGTIPMRSRQLQTTVSYATGMRNISLGTVLAMGYFSPLAAVPVVLSILIQQPLATLHHYVLRKIYNDRSGAAERREGTIQS; the protein is encoded by the coding sequence GTGCGGCTTCCGGACGCCGGGGTCCTTTATCTACGAGACAGAAAGAAGGTTATCGTTACGCGCGAATTTGGACTGGCCTTCAACCGCCGTTTTGAACAATGGATGTTTCTCATTATCCCAGGAGCCCTCTTTCTGGGATTTATTTTTTCCGATCAGCTGCTGCCGTTTGCGGGCCTGGCTCCGTGGCTGTTCGCTTATGTCACCCTTGTCATGGCGATCGGGTGCGGACCGGAGCAGCTGCTTGTCGTGCTGCGCCGCCCGTGGGCGATTCTGCTTTCGCTCCTGCTTGCCCATGTCGTCTCGCCGCTGGCCGCATACGGAGCGGGAACGCTGCTGCTCGGCAGCGACTCTCCCTATGTAGCGGGACTGGTATTGTTCACGCTGATTCCGCTTGGCGTCTCGACGGTGCTGTGGGTGGCGCTATCGGGCGGCAGCGTGCCGCTCGTGCTGGCGATGGTCGTGCTGGACTCGCTGCTGAGTCCGATCGTCGTTCCGGCCGGCATCCGGCTGCTGTTCAGCCAAGGCGTCTCCGTCGATACCGGCAGCGTCATCTCCGATCTGCTGCTGATCGTCGTCCTGCCGACGGTGGCCGGCGTGCTGCTTCATATCGCGAGCCGGGGGCGGATACAGCCGGCCGTGAAGCCGTACGCCGTCCCGCTGTCCAAGCTCTGCTTCATCGGCGTCGTGTCGCTGAACGCGGCGGTGATCGCTCCGCACGCGGCTCTACTGAAAGCGGACATGATCCGCATTGTACCGCTGGTCATTCTGCTCGTCGGATTCTGCTATGCGATCGGCTTCATCGGGACGATCCCGATGCGCAGCCGCCAGCTGCAGACGACGGTCTCATACGCGACGGGAATGCGCAATATTTCCCTCGGCACCGTGCTCGCGATGGGCTACTTCAGCCCTTTGGCCGCCGTTCCGGTCGTCCTTTCGATCCTCATTCAACAGCCGCTGGCAACGCTGCATCATTATGTTTTACGAAAAATTTACAATGATAGGTCTGGCGCGGCGGAGCGGCGTGAGGGTACGATACAGTCATAA
- a CDS encoding fumarate hydratase, whose protein sequence is MQQFEQSVYKLIVETSTNLPGDVRRAVKAAQEAEVAATRAGISLSTIATNIEMAECNVSPICQDTGMPTFIVHTPVGANQIVMKEQIRSAVAKATKDGKLRTNSVDSLTGGNTGDNLGPGTPVIHFEQWEKGEIDVRLILKGGGCENKNIQYSLPAELEGLGKAGRDLDGIRKCMMHAVYQAQGQGCSAGFIGVGIGGDRTSGYELAKQQLFRNVDDVNPHPELRQLEEYVMENANKLGIGTMGFGGQVTLLGCKVGVMNRLPASFFVSVAYNCWAFRRQGVLLSTDTGEIKEWIYPQGSESPMGALAAKAEENGADAGRREVALTTPLTEEQVRSLRVGDVVILNGEMHTGRDALHKYLMDHDAPVDLNGAVIYHCGPVMLKDEEGWHVKAAGPTTSIREEPYQGDILKKFGIRAVIGKGGMGAKTLKALQEHGGVYLNAIGGAAQYYAQCFKNVNGVDFMEFGIPEAMWHLQTEGFAAIVTMDAHGNSLHVDVEKDSFQKLGQFKEPVFK, encoded by the coding sequence ATGCAGCAGTTTGAGCAAAGCGTTTACAAACTGATTGTCGAAACGTCCACCAACCTTCCCGGCGACGTGCGCAGAGCGGTCAAAGCGGCTCAGGAGGCCGAAGTCGCCGCGACCCGGGCCGGCATATCGCTGTCCACGATCGCAACCAACATCGAGATGGCCGAATGCAACGTGTCGCCGATCTGCCAAGATACGGGCATGCCGACGTTTATCGTGCATACCCCTGTAGGCGCCAATCAGATCGTCATGAAGGAGCAAATCCGGAGCGCGGTCGCCAAGGCGACCAAGGACGGCAAGCTGCGCACCAACTCCGTCGATTCCTTGACAGGCGGCAATACCGGCGACAACCTCGGACCGGGAACGCCGGTCATCCACTTCGAGCAGTGGGAGAAGGGCGAGATCGACGTCCGTCTTATATTGAAAGGCGGCGGCTGCGAGAATAAAAACATTCAATACAGCCTTCCGGCCGAACTGGAAGGGCTCGGCAAAGCCGGCCGCGATTTGGACGGCATCCGCAAGTGCATGATGCATGCGGTCTATCAGGCGCAGGGGCAGGGATGCAGCGCCGGCTTCATCGGCGTCGGCATCGGCGGCGACCGCACGAGCGGCTATGAGCTGGCGAAGCAGCAGCTGTTCCGCAATGTGGACGACGTCAATCCGCATCCAGAGCTGCGGCAGCTTGAAGAGTATGTCATGGAGAACGCGAACAAGCTCGGCATCGGCACGATGGGCTTTGGCGGACAGGTGACGCTGCTCGGCTGCAAGGTCGGCGTCATGAACCGGCTGCCGGCGAGCTTTTTCGTCTCCGTTGCGTACAACTGCTGGGCGTTCCGCAGGCAAGGCGTGCTGCTCAGCACGGACACCGGCGAAATCAAGGAATGGATTTATCCGCAGGGCAGCGAAAGCCCGATGGGAGCTCTGGCGGCGAAAGCGGAAGAGAACGGGGCGGATGCCGGACGCCGCGAAGTGGCGCTGACGACGCCGCTGACGGAGGAGCAGGTTCGTTCGCTGCGCGTCGGCGACGTCGTTATTCTGAACGGTGAAATGCATACCGGGCGTGATGCGCTGCACAAATATTTAATGGACCACGACGCGCCGGTCGATCTGAACGGAGCGGTCATTTACCACTGCGGTCCGGTGATGCTGAAGGACGAAGAGGGCTGGCATGTGAAAGCGGCGGGGCCGACAACGAGCATTCGCGAAGAACCTTATCAGGGCGATATTTTGAAAAAATTCGGCATCCGCGCCGTTATCGGCAAAGGCGGCATGGGCGCGAAGACACTGAAGGCGCTGCAGGAACACGGCGGCGTATATTTGAACGCCATCGGCGGCGCGGCGCAGTATTATGCGCAGTGCTTCAAGAACGTAAACGGCGTCGACTTCATGGAATTCGGCATTCCGGAAGCGATGTGGCATCTGCAGACGGAAGGGTTCGCGGCGATCGTCACGATGGACGCACACGGGAACAGCCTGCATGTGGATGTGGAGAAAGACTCGTTTCAGAAGCTCGGGCAATTTAAAGAGCCGGTATTCAAGTAA
- a CDS encoding YfbR-like 5'-deoxynucleotidase produces the protein MKNGKFTGTIIRMQYVPRWSEFAPRFEDSAASHSFRCAAISILVGIIEEKLLGNPVDRLQLLSRSLWADLRNTGTGSIKHVTKKDSIVAEHIAALELEISKDIVSYLSRSLQPFAYDYIVHPQDDSYVGRLVNAIDTFDALIYCHREAEYDSNPFFKAKYKELLDKASATKIPSMKWLIDEYNKKAEIYEFLGYILNLDTVKRWNGSFNLVPDNDATHSFRAASLALFNGLLERERFGVRSFDLFRLVAKTVLHDLPEIVSGDVVSNFKHTSPEMSKAFERYERETAESMIGKLPAFFHDDLLDFMVDSKSSDYEGEMVDIADKLDALIKANLEMRNNPHYGETYYQQLNKIQHNFENPCVIFFLAYILHDLTYANLIK, from the coding sequence TTGAAAAACGGAAAATTTACCGGCACCATCATCCGCATGCAGTACGTGCCCAGATGGAGCGAATTCGCTCCGAGGTTCGAAGACAGCGCGGCAAGCCACAGCTTCCGGTGCGCGGCGATCTCGATTCTGGTTGGAATTATCGAGGAGAAGCTGCTCGGCAACCCGGTCGACCGGCTGCAGCTGCTTTCCCGCTCTTTGTGGGCCGACCTCCGCAATACGGGCACCGGTTCGATCAAGCATGTAACGAAAAAAGATTCCATCGTGGCCGAGCATATTGCCGCTTTGGAGCTGGAAATAAGCAAAGATATCGTCTCTTATCTGTCGCGGTCGCTGCAGCCGTTCGCCTACGATTATATTGTCCATCCCCAGGATGACAGCTACGTCGGCCGGCTTGTCAATGCGATCGATACGTTCGACGCTTTGATTTATTGCCACCGGGAAGCGGAGTACGATTCCAATCCGTTCTTCAAGGCAAAGTACAAGGAGTTGCTGGACAAAGCGTCGGCCACAAAGATTCCCTCCATGAAGTGGCTGATCGACGAATACAATAAAAAAGCGGAAATTTACGAGTTTCTCGGGTATATTCTCAATCTCGACACCGTCAAGCGGTGGAACGGCAGCTTTAATCTGGTACCCGATAACGATGCCACCCATTCCTTCCGGGCGGCGTCGCTGGCGCTGTTCAACGGACTGCTGGAGAGGGAGCGGTTCGGCGTCCGCAGCTTCGACCTGTTCCGGCTGGTGGCCAAGACCGTCCTGCACGACCTGCCGGAAATCGTATCCGGGGACGTCGTGTCCAATTTCAAGCATACGAGCCCCGAAATGTCGAAAGCGTTCGAACGGTACGAGCGGGAAACCGCCGAATCGATGATCGGCAAGCTGCCCGCCTTTTTTCACGACGATTTATTGGACTTTATGGTCGACAGCAAGTCGTCCGACTATGAAGGCGAAATGGTCGACATCGCCGACAAGCTGGACGCGCTCATTAAAGCGAATCTGGAAATGCGGAACAATCCCCATTATGGGGAAACGTATTACCAGCAGCTGAACAAGATTCAGCACAACTTCGAGAACCCCTGCGTCATTTTTTTCCTGGCTTATATTTTGCACGATCTGACCTATGCGAACCTGATCAAATAA
- a CDS encoding DEAD/DEAH box helicase: MRRFVAAGSLLVNGHWEPGRGIALYSSDPSEYGRRLSNLLFAWHPASWYGTELAELEPEEGRPAALLLTPLLAVDYFAFPRPVRLLEVEWGQELEQLARLGGLLREALIGGWFAPHWRLWSESERRWQVRLPESEPEAARRWNALLAENGALQDTADEWLSLAVEELIADKPGAAAAWERVEGGAGPQLTRKSPHEEDWLIAIGLKKDTFPFRTALQLAEPEEGRSWRLRAALQDREGGQWIPLERQDEPGRWLPAAGESWTVPEDWLPLLKERLIKEEERWLQALPDWEDEAAPGMVKRNLTDTEAYGFLEHASLKLLDYGCAVVLPGWWEAVRKRKLRLKAKLKSSVGSAEQPMFGLSQIVQFDWKLAVGDVDLTEAEFLRLAEENRRLMQIGGQWVHLNPDDVRQIREWMKRVGRKKGLSFRDVMQMHLQGGIPVTEEEGEEPLQAEVELNENMMRLIGQLQNVNELPLLQEPEQFRGELRPYQRQGMSWLLFLRRFGLGACLADDMGLGKTVQFTAYLLHVKELVAQSGEPKRPSLLICPTSVIGNWEKELERFAPTLDVRLHYGPRRMKGESFAEFTEGADLVITSYSLAPLDEEELASVQWETLCLDESQNIKNVYTKQSSAIRRLSAHHRIAMTGTPMENRLTELWSIYDFINTGYLGTMAEFRRAVILPIERERDEKTIAGLQRWVKPFMLRRLKKDPAIELSLPDKNENKMFIALTAEQGAVYENIVADLLEKLDTLEPMQRRGLILASITKLKQVCDHPALLQDGSEAEREAELWDPERSAKVMRLLEMCEEVAAEGERCLIFTQFVDMGATLQKLLEERLSLPVPYLHGGVPKAKRDEMIAGFQNQEQPGCAFVLSLKAGGTGLNLTAANHVFHFDRWWNPAVENQATDRAFRIGQKKRVQVHKFVSLGTLEEKIDDMIERKQSLNEQVVGQSEQWITELSKEELRELFTLRKQWLKD; encoded by the coding sequence ATGAGAAGATTTGTCGCTGCTGGATCGCTGCTTGTGAACGGACATTGGGAACCCGGCAGGGGGATTGCGCTTTATTCGTCGGACCCGTCGGAATACGGACGCAGGCTGAGCAATCTGCTGTTTGCCTGGCATCCGGCGAGCTGGTATGGAACGGAACTGGCGGAATTGGAACCGGAAGAAGGGCGCCCGGCGGCCCTTCTGCTTACTCCGCTGCTTGCCGTCGATTATTTCGCCTTCCCAAGACCGGTCCGGCTGCTGGAGGTCGAATGGGGGCAAGAGCTGGAGCAGCTCGCGCGGCTTGGCGGATTGCTTCGCGAAGCGCTGATCGGCGGCTGGTTCGCTCCCCACTGGCGCCTATGGTCGGAGAGCGAACGCCGCTGGCAGGTGCGGCTGCCGGAATCGGAGCCGGAGGCCGCCCGGCGCTGGAATGCGCTGCTGGCCGAGAACGGTGCGCTGCAGGACACCGCGGACGAATGGCTCAGTCTCGCTGTCGAGGAACTGATCGCGGACAAACCGGGCGCGGCTGCCGCCTGGGAACGCGTCGAAGGTGGCGCAGGCCCGCAGCTGACGCGCAAATCGCCTCATGAGGAAGACTGGCTGATCGCGATCGGCTTGAAGAAGGACACGTTCCCGTTCCGCACCGCCCTGCAGCTGGCGGAGCCGGAAGAAGGGCGGAGCTGGAGGCTGCGGGCCGCTCTTCAGGACCGCGAAGGCGGGCAGTGGATTCCGCTGGAGCGGCAGGATGAACCCGGCCGTTGGCTGCCGGCGGCGGGCGAGTCGTGGACGGTTCCGGAGGATTGGCTGCCGCTGCTGAAGGAGCGCCTAATCAAGGAAGAAGAAAGATGGCTGCAGGCTCTTCCCGATTGGGAAGATGAGGCGGCGCCCGGCATGGTGAAGCGGAACTTGACGGACACGGAAGCGTACGGCTTTCTGGAGCACGCGAGTCTTAAGCTGCTTGACTACGGCTGCGCGGTCGTCCTTCCGGGCTGGTGGGAAGCGGTCCGCAAGCGGAAGCTGAGACTGAAAGCGAAGCTGAAGTCTTCGGTCGGTTCCGCAGAGCAGCCGATGTTCGGCCTGAGTCAGATCGTCCAGTTTGACTGGAAGCTTGCTGTCGGCGATGTGGACTTGACGGAAGCCGAATTTTTGCGCCTGGCGGAAGAAAACAGGCGGCTGATGCAAATCGGCGGGCAGTGGGTACACCTGAACCCGGATGATGTGCGGCAAATCCGGGAATGGATGAAGCGGGTCGGCAGGAAGAAGGGGCTCTCTTTCCGCGACGTCATGCAGATGCATCTGCAGGGCGGAATTCCCGTCACCGAAGAAGAAGGCGAGGAGCCGCTGCAGGCGGAAGTCGAGCTGAACGAAAATATGATGCGGTTGATCGGACAGCTTCAGAACGTGAACGAGCTGCCGCTGCTTCAGGAGCCGGAGCAGTTTCGGGGAGAGCTTCGCCCTTATCAGCGCCAGGGCATGTCATGGCTCCTCTTCCTGCGCCGCTTCGGGCTTGGAGCCTGTCTGGCCGACGACATGGGTCTGGGCAAAACGGTCCAGTTCACCGCTTATCTGCTGCATGTGAAGGAGCTGGTCGCGCAGTCGGGAGAACCGAAGCGTCCGTCGCTGCTCATTTGTCCGACGTCGGTCATCGGCAACTGGGAGAAAGAGCTGGAGCGGTTCGCCCCGACGCTGGATGTGCGGCTTCATTACGGGCCCAGAAGAATGAAGGGCGAGTCGTTCGCGGAATTCACCGAAGGAGCCGATCTGGTCATTACCTCCTATTCGCTTGCACCGCTTGATGAGGAGGAGCTCGCTTCGGTGCAATGGGAGACGCTTTGTTTGGACGAATCGCAAAACATCAAGAACGTCTACACAAAGCAATCTTCCGCGATACGCCGCCTGAGTGCGCACCACCGGATCGCCATGACGGGAACGCCGATGGAAAACCGGCTGACGGAACTGTGGTCGATTTACGACTTTATCAATACCGGTTATCTTGGTACGATGGCGGAATTCCGGCGGGCCGTTATTTTGCCGATTGAACGGGAACGGGACGAAAAAACGATCGCCGGACTGCAGCGCTGGGTGAAGCCGTTCATGCTGCGCCGGCTGAAGAAAGATCCCGCCATCGAGCTGTCGCTGCCGGATAAAAATGAAAACAAAATGTTCATCGCCTTAACGGCGGAACAAGGCGCCGTATACGAAAATATTGTGGCCGATTTGCTGGAGAAACTGGATACGCTGGAGCCGATGCAGCGCCGCGGCCTCATTCTCGCCTCGATCACGAAGTTGAAGCAGGTGTGCGACCATCCTGCGCTGCTGCAGGACGGAAGCGAAGCCGAGCGGGAGGCGGAGCTGTGGGATCCGGAACGGTCCGCGAAAGTGATGCGGCTGCTTGAAATGTGCGAGGAGGTCGCTGCCGAAGGCGAGCGCTGCCTTATTTTTACCCAGTTCGTAGATATGGGGGCTACGCTGCAGAAGCTGCTGGAGGAGCGGCTGTCGCTGCCCGTTCCGTACTTGCATGGAGGGGTGCCGAAAGCAAAGCGCGACGAGATGATCGCGGGTTTCCAAAATCAGGAGCAGCCGGGCTGCGCGTTCGTGCTCTCGCTTAAGGCCGGGGGAACGGGACTGAACCTGACGGCGGCCAACCATGTATTTCATTTCGACCGCTGGTGGAATCCGGCCGTCGAAAATCAGGCGACCGACCGCGCGTTCCGGATCGGACAGAAGAAGCGGGTTCAAGTGCATAAATTCGTTTCGCTTGGAACGCTGGAGGAGAAAATCGACGATATGATCGAACGCAAGCAGTCGCTGAACGAGCAGGTCGTCGGCCAGTCCGAGCAGTGGATAACGGAGCTGTCGAAGGAAGAGCTGCGCGAGCTGTTCACGCTGCGCAAACAGTGGCTGAAAGATTAG
- a CDS encoding SWIM zinc finger family protein, protein MDTTTGMSALLPMLEEQLMDELPSVMIERGWNYFRKEKASGIRLAGDHTLEGIVRGSDLYAVTLDAQKFTRSVCTCPYGGYCKHMAAVFFAAYELEENGAQEAYERLMGLEFKPYIDLRQTAAASDGPPQAMPPGLDAAPEEWERWMSERYGETWRQCRHSLHALQPVLSALKGSAKMWPKSSQRLHWMNAILFVLMQAEKAITTVDAFSRYYQEMSFTRMAEPWIEHYETLIRELEPEAMNERERGWRDWTCELLHDQASSGAGQLFRWDYFYFTFADKLDEDRRWRVRERKELERRLRNARGSEPADASPGNGAYKEDKRTAAPTPVKEDSGTIFALAALARLDASEGNDADAIANLRRVPFENASLLAFKYANIRTGENEWGKLEGWMEYLFGEMGEYRNSSLLQPFLLLCRNADLRQPDNPSWQTYMIRLLPFAYGELADHWLDRGRYTEWADLQLTMGIRPDELDNQDIRIVAKSAPAVLVPLYHHAVEEWISTRNRQGYRMAVKQLKKLEKLYKADKKSDRFEHYTARLARKYQRMRALQEELWKGNILK, encoded by the coding sequence ATGGACACAACTACCGGAATGTCGGCGCTGCTGCCGATGCTGGAAGAGCAATTAATGGATGAACTGCCGTCGGTAATGATTGAACGGGGATGGAACTACTTCCGGAAAGAAAAAGCATCCGGCATCCGATTGGCGGGAGATCATACGCTGGAGGGAATCGTGCGCGGAAGCGATCTGTATGCCGTCACGCTGGATGCGCAGAAATTTACCCGGAGCGTCTGTACTTGCCCATACGGAGGATACTGCAAGCATATGGCGGCTGTCTTTTTCGCGGCGTACGAACTGGAGGAAAATGGGGCGCAGGAAGCTTATGAGCGATTGATGGGCCTCGAGTTCAAGCCTTATATTGATCTTCGGCAGACGGCTGCGGCATCCGATGGGCCACCGCAAGCTATGCCGCCGGGATTGGATGCCGCGCCTGAGGAATGGGAACGGTGGATGTCGGAGCGTTACGGGGAGACGTGGCGCCAGTGCCGCCATTCGCTGCATGCGCTGCAGCCTGTTTTGTCGGCGCTTAAAGGATCGGCGAAAATGTGGCCGAAGAGCAGCCAGCGGCTTCATTGGATGAACGCGATTCTGTTTGTGCTGATGCAGGCGGAAAAGGCGATTACGACGGTAGATGCCTTCAGCCGGTATTATCAGGAAATGAGTTTTACGCGAATGGCGGAGCCTTGGATCGAGCATTATGAAACGCTCATCCGTGAACTGGAGCCGGAAGCGATGAACGAGAGGGAACGAGGATGGCGCGACTGGACGTGCGAACTGCTGCACGATCAGGCTTCGAGCGGTGCGGGCCAGCTGTTCCGCTGGGATTATTTTTATTTTACGTTCGCCGACAAGCTGGATGAAGATCGCCGCTGGCGGGTGCGGGAACGGAAGGAACTTGAGCGCCGTCTCCGGAACGCGCGCGGGTCGGAACCGGCCGATGCATCGCCGGGGAACGGAGCATACAAGGAAGATAAGCGGACAGCCGCCCCTACGCCCGTCAAGGAGGACAGCGGAACCATATTTGCACTGGCGGCGCTGGCGCGGTTGGATGCTTCCGAAGGAAACGACGCGGACGCGATCGCAAATCTTCGCCGGGTGCCGTTTGAGAACGCCTCGCTGCTCGCTTTTAAATACGCGAACATTCGAACCGGAGAAAACGAATGGGGCAAGCTTGAAGGCTGGATGGAATATTTGTTCGGGGAAATGGGGGAGTACCGCAACTCCTCGCTGCTTCAGCCGTTTTTACTGCTTTGCCGGAACGCCGATTTGCGGCAGCCGGATAACCCCTCTTGGCAGACTTATATGATCCGCTTGCTGCCGTTTGCGTACGGAGAGCTGGCCGATCATTGGCTTGACCGGGGGCGTTACACGGAGTGGGCCGATCTGCAGCTGACGATGGGGATCCGCCCCGATGAGCTTGACAATCAGGATATCCGGATCGTTGCCAAATCGGCGCCCGCCGTGCTTGTCCCGCTGTACCATCATGCGGTGGAAGAGTGGATCTCCACCCGCAACCGGCAAGGATACCGGATGGCCGTGAAGCAGCTCAAGAAGCTGGAGAAGCTGTATAAGGCGGATAAAAAGAGCGACCGGTTCGAACATTATACGGCCAGGCTCGCCCGCAAGTATCAACGGATGAGGGCGCTGCAGGAAGAGCTGTGGAAAGGAAACATTTTGAAATGA
- a CDS encoding tetratricopeptide repeat protein, with amino-acid sequence MLKILLFALLWRILGNPFLALLVLLVVLYILDRRFVGLTPSLVKPFRRQSRMTALRRQLAVNNNDVSAKHELARLWMERKKYGEARRLLEPMKDSHATQDSAEFWDDYGTCLLYTGSAAEGEAAIRRALAINSNVKYGQPHLRLAAWYSDKDKGNDPAKALLELEAFRSIQSSSCEGYYRLALIKARLGQRTEAKEALDEALGIYRVLPRYKKKEERKWAFRSLMRKWFA; translated from the coding sequence GTGCTGAAAATCCTTCTTTTCGCTCTATTATGGAGAATACTGGGCAATCCGTTCCTTGCGCTTCTGGTGCTGCTCGTCGTGCTTTATATACTCGACCGCCGGTTTGTCGGTTTGACGCCGAGCCTCGTCAAGCCGTTCCGGCGGCAAAGCCGGATGACCGCTCTGCGCAGGCAGCTGGCCGTCAATAACAACGATGTCAGCGCCAAGCACGAATTGGCCCGCTTATGGATGGAGCGCAAGAAGTACGGCGAGGCGCGCCGTTTGCTGGAGCCGATGAAAGATTCGCATGCGACCCAGGACTCGGCCGAGTTTTGGGACGATTACGGAACCTGCCTGCTGTATACCGGCTCAGCAGCCGAAGGCGAAGCGGCCATTCGCCGCGCCCTTGCCATTAATTCGAACGTGAAGTACGGTCAGCCTCACCTGAGGCTGGCAGCATGGTACAGCGATAAAGATAAAGGCAATGATCCTGCCAAGGCGCTCCTGGAACTGGAAGCGTTCCGCAGCATCCAGTCCTCTTCCTGCGAAGGCTATTACCGGCTGGCCCTTATCAAAGCTCGTCTGGGGCAAAGGACGGAAGCGAAGGAAGCGCTGGATGAAGCGCTGGGGATCTACCGCGTGCTGCCGCGGTATAAAAAGAAGGAAGAACGCAAATGGGCGTTTCGCAGTTTGATGCGGAAATGGTTTGCGTAA
- a CDS encoding helix-turn-helix domain-containing protein, with product MKGSDHKNKFLLTHREREVFELLVQDKTTRDIAQQLFISEKTVRNHISNVMQKLNVKGRSQAVVELIKLGELLI from the coding sequence TTGAAGGGCAGCGACCACAAAAACAAATTTTTACTGACACACAGAGAACGTGAAGTTTTCGAATTATTAGTCCAAGACAAAACGACAAGGGATATCGCACAGCAATTGTTTATCAGTGAAAAAACCGTGAGGAACCATATTTCTAATGTTATGCAAAAGCTTAACGTTAAAGGTCGTTCGCAAGCGGTTGTCGAGCTGATCAAGCTTGGGGAATTGCTGATCTGA
- a CDS encoding YhcN/YlaJ family sporulation lipoprotein, translated as MQRKLMVLATGVMLGSLLAGCTTMNQDGVRTKNRNDGYRILDRRVTDNNMNGLNGNDRVGPDRNDAVGANNMTMDEKIANKIAQMKEVDSAYVLLTDNNAYVAVTLDNNTGAGTRPKAMTGTNNWRGAGMTDRTGMNGRTGMTDRTGMNGRTGMTDRTGMNGNGMLEASELTDPLKAKISDKVRNSAPNVDNVYVSTNPDFVGRMTNYMNDVRRGRPIQGFAEEFGEMVRQIFPVNAAANNPAGTR; from the coding sequence ATGCAGCGCAAACTGATGGTGCTGGCAACCGGCGTCATGCTTGGTTCCTTGCTGGCGGGTTGCACGACGATGAATCAAGACGGCGTGCGCACCAAAAACAGAAACGACGGCTACCGGATTTTGGACAGACGCGTAACGGACAACAATATGAATGGTTTAAACGGGAACGACAGAGTCGGTCCGGATCGCAACGATGCAGTCGGGGCCAATAACATGACGATGGACGAGAAAATCGCGAACAAAATCGCGCAGATGAAGGAAGTCGATTCTGCATATGTCCTTCTTACGGACAACAACGCCTATGTCGCCGTCACGCTGGACAACAATACCGGTGCGGGCACGAGGCCGAAAGCAATGACGGGCACGAACAACTGGCGAGGCGCGGGAATGACCGACCGCACAGGAATGAACGGCCGTACAGGAATGACCGACCGTACGGGCATGAACGGCCGCACAGGAATGACCGATCGTACGGGCATGAACGGCAACGGCATGCTGGAAGCTTCCGAGTTGACGGATCCCCTTAAAGCTAAAATTTCCGATAAAGTGCGGAACTCAGCGCCGAATGTCGATAATGTATACGTCTCGACCAATCCGGATTTTGTCGGCAGGATGACAAATTATATGAACGACGTGAGAAGAGGCCGGCCGATTCAAGGCTTCGCCGAAGAGTTCGGCGAAATGGTGCGCCAGATTTTTCCCGTTAATGCCGCCGCTAATAATCCCGCCGGGACGAGGTAG